One window of the Anopheles cruzii chromosome 2, idAnoCruzAS_RS32_06, whole genome shotgun sequence genome contains the following:
- the LOC128267017 gene encoding patj homolog, with the protein MVAGGVIVPAEWSRILDIELVNDGTGLGFGIIGARTTGVTVKTILAGGVADRDGRLKSGDQILQIGDVNLHEMVSEQVASVLRQSGTHVQLVVARPVDPATVAPTRLVWCSVPFCGGGCMNTNAKMHHLSSDVSNALKQIELIKQTLPVDVEEDLKLVIDLLQDPVFRNIVQIQDSLAELNHQITQHPSILPGDFDIANSGDLVLNVPPGTDLFEADYQDEQRVPSAQISPGSPAPIPIGGAMTPKMTLLDHSQLMVQVPQGPVVATVQHPQPLDAQQLLTASLKLNNDPSLFEVPSIVQDLPESEHPHQGGHLQAFGDSPKSVAEPMVAGGVIVPAEWSRILDIELVNDGTGLGFGIIGARTTGVTVKTILAGGVADRDGRLKSGDQILQIGDVNLHEMVSEQVASVLRQSGTHVQLVVARPVDPATVAPTVPLGGEFDHSAIVPTLLLGDPLKLKQYLADSGFGTIYSVYSIANLLDKDGVLPFDKDSPIEFPETEVFTVELRKDQNGLGITIAGYVCEKEELSGIFVKSVSPGSAADLSGRIQVNDRIIEVDGQSLHGFSNHQAVDVLKQSGHVVSLCLERYLRGPKYDQLQQAIAANEMKPPTPATPPPPLGPTDLSKYGSNILDILPRGVDKPQPQQRTVETLKAGVAYDGEESLNGGEGPLELNGAGGPIVMGHKKLARAKDSIENQEYREMKMKEAALDSGEPGSEGLMETSNLVAINKHGKTRSSLKGLPVSGVAVTAEEDDDETAYIVHKWTNILGPEVQIIVANIRKFAASSGLGISLEGTVDVEGGKEVRPHHYIRSILPEGPVGQNGLLRSGDELLEVNGQRLLGMNHLKVVSILKELPQDVCMVCARGDPDLLRFTEEQLISSLEADAAKRAQHQLHGSLTPSERLVKAKSDGSLATTNGGSNDAFSKIKSRSLEPLTGLAMWSSEPQIIELIKGERGLGFSILDYQDPLDPNDTLIVIRSLVPGGVAQLDGRLIPGDRLLFVNDTVLENASLDQAVQALKGAPKGVVRIGVAKPLPMQDSSLVGPFDEKTLGGPDAPTNGSSVGGSKMLSLAKPDIIME; encoded by the exons ATGGTCGCTGGTGGTGTCATTGTTCCGGCCGAATGGTCGCGCATCCTCGATATCGAGTTGGTGAACGACGGAACGGGGCTTGGCTTCGGTATAATCGGTGCCCGGACAACGGGCGTCACCGTGAAGACGATTCTGGCCGGTGGTGTAGCTGATCGTGATGGGCGGTTGAAAAGTGGCGACCAGATTCTGCAGATCGGTGACGTGAACTTGCACGAAATGGTATCGGAGCAGGTGGCCTCGGTGTTGCGTCAGTCTGGGACGCACGTGCAGCTTGTTGTGGCTCGTCCAGTTgatccggccaccgtcgcACCAACG CGGCTGGTGTGGTGTAGCGTTCCGTTTTGTGGTGGCGGCTGCATGAATACGAACGCCAAAATGCATCACCTCTCGAGCGATGTGTCGAACGCGCTGAAGCAGATCGAGCTAATCAAGCAGACGCTCCCCGTTGACGTTGAAGAAGACCTGAAGCTGGTGATCGATCTGCTGCAGGATCCGGTGTTTCGGAACATTGTCCAAATCCAGGACTCACTGGCCGAACTGAACCACCAGATTACACAGCATCCCTCGATTCTGCCGGGAGACTTCGACATCGCAAACAGTGGTGATCTGGTGTTGAACGTGCCGCCCGGGACGGACCTTTTCGAGGCGGACTACCAGGACGAGCAACGCGTCCCATCGGCGCAGATATCGCCCGGAAGCCCCGCTCCGATCCCGATCGGTGGGGCCATGACACCGAAGATGACGCTCCTCGACCACAGCCAGCTGATGGTACAAGTGCCACAGGGACCAGTGGTTGCCACCGTTCAGCATCCTCAACCACTGGATGCGCAGCAGCTGCTAACCGCGTCGCTAAAGCTCAACAACGACCCATCGCTGTTCGAGGTGCCTTCTATTGTACAG GACCTTCCCGAGAGTGAACATCCCCACCAGGGTGGACACCTTCAGGCGTTTGGTGATTCACCGAAATCTGTCGCGGAGCCGATGGTCGCTGGTGGTGTCATTGTTCCGGCCGAATGGTCGCGCATCCTCGATATCGAGTTGGTGAACGACGGAACGGGGCTTGGCTTCGGTATAATCGGTGCCCGGACAACGGGCGTCACCGTGAAGACGATTCTGGCCGGTGGTGTAGCTGATCGTGATGGGCGGTTGAAAAGTGGCGACCAGATTCTGCAGATCGGTGACGTGAACTTGCACGAAATGGTATCGGAGCAGGTGGCCTCGGTGTTGCGTCAGTCTGGGACGCACGTGCAGCTTGTTGTGGCTCGTCCAGTTgatccggccaccgtcgcACCAACGGTACCGCTCGGTGGTGAATTTGACCATTCTGCGATCGTTCCAACGCTCCTGTTGGGGGATCCTCTCAAGCTGAAGCAGTATCTGGCCGATTCGGGCTTCGGTACCATCTACAGTGTGTACTCGATCGCCAATCTGCTCGACAAGGATGGCGTTTTACCCTTCGACAAGGACAGTCCGATCGAGTTTCCCGAGACGGAAGTGTTTACGGTCGAGCTGCGCAAGGATCAGAACGGGTTGGGCATTACGATCGCCGGATATGTGTGTGAGAAGGAGGAACTGTCGGGAATCTTTGTGAAAAGCGTGTCTCCCGGCAGTGCGGCTGATCTGAGTGGTAGGATTCAAGTGAACGATCGCATCATCGAGGTTGACGGTCAGTCACTGCACGGTTTCTCGAACCATCAAGCGGTGGACGTACTGAAGCAGAGCGGCCACGTGGTGTCGCTGTGTCTCGAGCGGTATCTCCGCGGTCCCAAGTACGATCAGCTGCAGCAAGCGATTGCGGCGAACGAGATGAAACCACCGACACCCgccacaccaccgccaccgttgggaCCAACCGATCTTTCGAAATACGGTAGCAACATTCTGGACATTTTGCCACGTGGCGTCGATAAgccgcaaccgcagcaacGTACCGTGGAAACACTCAAAGCCGGAGTAGCTTACGATGGCGAAGAGTCGCTCAATGGTGGCGAGGGTCCACTAGAGCTGAACGGCGCCGGTGGCCCCATCGTAATGGGTCACAAGAAGCTGGCGCGCGCAAAAGACTCGATTGAAAACCAAGAGTATCGGGAGATGAAAATGAAGGAAGCGGCCCTCGATAGTGGCGAGCCCGGAAGCGAAGGGCTGATGGAAACGAGCAACTTAGTGGCGATCAATAAGCATGGCAAGACGCGCAGCTCATTAAAGGGACTGCCCGTTAGCGGCGTGGCAGTAACGGCGgaggaggacgatgatgaGACGGCGTACATTGTCCACAAATGGACCAACATTCTTGGGCCCGAGGTGCAAATTATTGTGGCCAACATTCGCAAGTTCGCTGCCTCGAGTGGGTTGGGCATTTCGCTGGAGGGAACAGTAGACGTGGAAGGTGGCAAAGAGGTGCGTCCTCATCACTACATCCGTTCGATCCTGCCCGAGGGACCGGTGGGACAGAATGGGTTGCTGCGCTCCGGAGATGAACTGCTTG AGGTCAATGGCCAGCGATTGTTGGGTATGAATCACCTGAAGGTGGTGTCGATACTGAAGGAGTTGCCGCAGGATGTGTGTATGGTTTGTGCTCGTGGCGATCCGGATCTGTTGCGTTTCACCGAGGAGCAACTGATCAGCTCCCTGGAAGCGGATGCGGCAAAACGGGCCCAGCATCAACTGCACGGCAGTCTAACACCGTCGGAACGATTGGTTAAGGCTAAATCGGATGGCAgtctggccaccaccaacggtggATCGAACGATGCATTTTCGAAGATCAAATCACGCAGCCTCGAACCACTCACGGGATTGGCAATGTGGAGCTCCGAGCCACAGATCATCGAGTTGATCAAGGGGGAGCGTGGGCTTGGCTTCTCCATCCTCGACTATCAGGATCCGCTCGATCCGAACGATACGCTGATCGTGATCCGCTCGCTCGTTCCGGGGGGTGTCGCGCAGCTCGACGGTCGTCTCATTCCCGGCGATCGGTTACTGTTCGTGAACGATACGGTACTGGAAAATGCTTCTCTCGATCAGGCAGTCCAGGCACTAAAGGGAGCCCCGAAGGGTGTAGTTCGCATTGGTGTCGCGAAACCGCTGCCCATGCAGGACTCTTCGCTTGTCGGACCGTTCGATGAGAAGACGCTCGGTGGGCCCGATGCACCCACCAACGGTAGCTCGGTCGGCGGTAGCAAAATGTTATCGCTTGCGAAACCGGACATTATAATGGAATGA
- the LOC128268362 gene encoding dnaJ protein homolog 1-like isoform X2 produces MTKDYYKILGVPKTASDDEIKKAYRKLALKYHPDKNKSPQAEERFKEVAEAYEVLSDKKKRDVYDQYGEEGLKGGVGGAGGPGGQSGQFQYNFHGDPRATFAQFFGTNDPFSVFFGNDGGANIFYQEMYNGGGGGGGGGGGYMMDGDPFGFDAFRSQSFNVQGSPQRKHKVQDPPIEHDLYVTLDDVNSGCQKKMKISKMVLGQDGSATKEEKIVSINVKPGWKSGTKITFPREGDQIPGKVPADIVFIIRDKPHPHFRREGSDIKYTAKISLRQALCGTVVNVPTLGGEMLSISTIGEVVKPNTVKRLQHRGLPFPKEPNRKGDLLVSFDIRFPDTVDTNTREILSDLLPMDAS; encoded by the exons ATGACGAAAGACTACTACAAAATTCTTGGCGTTCCCAAGACGGCCAGCGACGATGAGATCAAGAAGGCATACCGCAAGCTGGCCCTGAAATATCATCCGGACAAGAACAAGTCCCCCCAGGCCGAGGAGCGGTTCAAAGAGGTGGCGGAAGCGTATGAGGTACTGTCGGACAAGAAGAAGCGCGACGTGTATGACCAGTACGGCGAGGAGGGCCTGAAGGGTGGAGTGGGTGGTGCGGGGGGCCCTGGCGGGCAGTCCGGCCAGTTCCAGTACAACTTCCACGGCGACCCGCGGGCAACCTTCGCGCAGTTCTTCGGCACCAACGATCCGTTCAGCGTGTTCTTCGGCAACGACGGAGGGGCCAACATTTTCTACCAAGAGATGTacaatggcggcggcggtggaggtggtggtggcggtggctatATGATGGACGGTGACCCGTTCGGGTTCGACG CCTTCCGGTCACAGTCGTTCAACGTCCAGGGATCGCCACAGCGAAAGCATAAGGTCCAGGATCCGCCGATCGAGCACGATCTGTACGTAACGCTGGACGACGTGAACAGCGGCTGCCAGAAGAAGATGAAAATCTCCAAGATGGTACTGGGCCAGGACGGATCGGCCACCAAGGAGGAAAAGATCGTGAGCATCAACGTGAAGCCGGGCTGGAAGTCGGGCACGAAGATAACGTTCCCTCGCGAAGGTGACCAAATCCCGGGAAAAGTTCCGGCCGACATCGTGTTCATCATCCGCGACAAACCGCATCCGCACTTCAGGCGCGAAGGAAGCGACATCAAGTACACGGCAAAGATTTCTCTCCGGCAAGCCCTGTGCGGAACGGTCGTGAACGTGCCGACCCTGGGCGGCGAAATGCTGTCCATCTCGACAATCGGTGAGGTTGTGAAGCCGAACACCGTAAAGAGGCTGCAGCACCGCGGGCTGCCCTTCCCCAAGGAACCGAATCGGAAGGGCGATCTGCTGGTTTCGTTCGACATTCGCTTCCCGGACACGGTCGATACGAACACCCGCGAAATACTCTCCGATCTGCTGCCAATGGATGCTTCCTAA
- the LOC128268362 gene encoding dnaJ protein homolog 1-like isoform X1, producing MTKDYYKILGVPKTASDDEIKKAYRKLALKYHPDKNKSPQAEERFKEVAEAYEVLSDKKKRDVYDQYGEEGLKGGVGGAGGPGGQSGQFQYNFHGDPRATFAQFFGTNDPFSVFFGNDGGANIFYQEMYNGGGGGGGGGGGYMMDGDPFGFDGRGPMGGGGGGFPGGAFRSQSFNVQGSPQRKHKVQDPPIEHDLYVTLDDVNSGCQKKMKISKMVLGQDGSATKEEKIVSINVKPGWKSGTKITFPREGDQIPGKVPADIVFIIRDKPHPHFRREGSDIKYTAKISLRQALCGTVVNVPTLGGEMLSISTIGEVVKPNTVKRLQHRGLPFPKEPNRKGDLLVSFDIRFPDTVDTNTREILSDLLPMDAS from the coding sequence ATGACGAAAGACTACTACAAAATTCTTGGCGTTCCCAAGACGGCCAGCGACGATGAGATCAAGAAGGCATACCGCAAGCTGGCCCTGAAATATCATCCGGACAAGAACAAGTCCCCCCAGGCCGAGGAGCGGTTCAAAGAGGTGGCGGAAGCGTATGAGGTACTGTCGGACAAGAAGAAGCGCGACGTGTATGACCAGTACGGCGAGGAGGGCCTGAAGGGTGGAGTGGGTGGTGCGGGGGGCCCTGGCGGGCAGTCCGGCCAGTTCCAGTACAACTTCCACGGCGACCCGCGGGCAACCTTCGCGCAGTTCTTCGGCACCAACGATCCGTTCAGCGTGTTCTTCGGCAACGACGGAGGGGCCAACATTTTCTACCAAGAGATGTacaatggcggcggcggtggaggtggtggtggcggtggctatATGATGGACGGTGACCCGTTCGGGTTCGACGGTCGCGGTCCGATgggaggaggaggaggcggTTTCCCGGGCGGAGCCTTCCGGTCACAGTCGTTCAACGTCCAGGGATCGCCACAGCGAAAGCATAAGGTCCAGGATCCGCCGATCGAGCACGATCTGTACGTAACGCTGGACGACGTGAACAGCGGCTGCCAGAAGAAGATGAAAATCTCCAAGATGGTACTGGGCCAGGACGGATCGGCCACCAAGGAGGAAAAGATCGTGAGCATCAACGTGAAGCCGGGCTGGAAGTCGGGCACGAAGATAACGTTCCCTCGCGAAGGTGACCAAATCCCGGGAAAAGTTCCGGCCGACATCGTGTTCATCATCCGCGACAAACCGCATCCGCACTTCAGGCGCGAAGGAAGCGACATCAAGTACACGGCAAAGATTTCTCTCCGGCAAGCCCTGTGCGGAACGGTCGTGAACGTGCCGACCCTGGGCGGCGAAATGCTGTCCATCTCGACAATCGGTGAGGTTGTGAAGCCGAACACCGTAAAGAGGCTGCAGCACCGCGGGCTGCCCTTCCCCAAGGAACCGAATCGGAAGGGCGATCTGCTGGTTTCGTTCGACATTCGCTTCCCGGACACGGTCGATACGAACACCCGCGAAATACTCTCCGATCTGCTGCCAATGGATGCTTCCTAA
- the LOC128267018 gene encoding thymidylate synthase-like, translating into MYSNETPAPTESDFENKDELGYLQLIREILTEGSKRDDRTGVGTVAVFGSQLRYSLRDGTFPLLTTKKVFFRGIAEELLWFIKGSTNAKELQAKGVRIWDGNSTREFLDSCGFTDREEGDLGPVYGFQWRHFGAKYKTCHDDYSGKGKDQLAEVIDKIKNNPTDRRIIMSSWNPVDIPIMALPPCHCLAQFFVENGELSCQMYQRSADVGLGVPFNIASYSLLTHMIAHVTGLKTGEFIHTTGDTHIYLNHIDALKEQVQRTPRKFPTLTFKREVASIEDFQYDDFIIKDYNPYPVIRMEMAV; encoded by the exons ATGTATTCAAACGAGACTCCCGCTCCAACGGAATCGGATTTCGAAAACAAAGATGAACTCGGTTACCTGCAACTGATTCGGGAGATTCTCACCGAAGGAAGTAAGCGAGACGATCGCACCGGTGTTGGAACTGTGGCTGTGTTTGGCTCGCAACTGCGGTACAGTCTCAGGGACGGTACCTTCCCGCTGCTGACGACGAAAAAAGTGTTCTTCAGAGGCATCGCAGAAGAGCTGCTGTGGTTCATCAAAGGATCAACGAACGCGAAGGAACTGCAGGCCAAAGGTGTGCGAATTTGGGACGGTAACAGCACCAGAGAGTTTCTGGATTCTTGCGGCTTCACCGATCGAGAGGAAG GTGATTTGGGGCCGGTGTATGGTTTTCAGTGGCGTCACTTTGGTGCTAAGTATAAAACATGCCACGACGACTACAGTGGCAAAGGAAAAGACCAGCTGGCGGAGGTCATTGACAAGATCAAAAACAATCCAACCGATCGGCGCATCATTATGAGCTCCTGGAATCCGGTGGACATACCAATCATGGCCCTGCCGCCCTGTCACTGTTTGGCGCAATTTTTCGTGGAAAACGGAGAGCTTTCGTGCCAAATGTACCAACGTTCGGCCGATGTAGGTTTGGGTGTTCCGTTCAACATTGCGAGCTATTCTCTACTCACGCATATGATTGCGCACGTAACAGGGTTGAAG ACTGGCGAGTTCATACACACGACAGGAGACACCCATATCTACTTGAATCACATCGACGCACTGAAAGAGCAGGTCCAGCGAACGCCGAGAAAGTTTCCAACACTTACCTTTAAGCGTGAAGTAGCGTCGATCGAAGACTTCCAGTACGATGATTTCATCATCAAGGATTACAATCCGTACCCGGTTATCCGGATGGAAATGGCTGTTTGA